A stretch of the Oenococcus sp. UCMA 16435 genome encodes the following:
- a CDS encoding HAMP domain-containing histidine kinase gives MIFSFVGSYIYFTYTQSVQRNSDQILNSMVLRIQKSFKTGSKQLTIPGLVGQGQGSSTIGGSPSASSPQEGSLLKSNVSGQDTIYYSKSGKIVNSYSLGLRIWTYENLYKKISGDLNDIQNVRLSGSYFRVRLIKLKKPIVLIYGANTILGTAKYAAVVYNFDTERSNMDSFRSVLFWTLMFAAMFSLVVSWLVTLRVMRPILQSWKQQQEFVNNAAHELRTPLTIIQNKMEGLLRKPTSSVADVSENIVVSLSEVRRLNQLTSDMLTLARTGSNMSQLDPKMVEIEGFIKEVVEPYSEIAKSKKRKFSEKIDVKGKMVIDTRRVHQLIVILLDNALKYTDTKDLIEIKARREKNNLVIEVADNGRGISADGKKHVFDRFYREEKSGNRSTGGTGLGLSIAKWIVNAFQGKISVSDNSPKGTVFKVVLPQLKLNK, from the coding sequence ATGATTTTTTCTTTTGTTGGCAGTTATATTTATTTTACTTATACACAGTCTGTTCAACGCAATTCTGATCAAATTTTGAATTCAATGGTATTGCGAATTCAAAAGAGTTTTAAAACCGGATCAAAACAATTGACAATTCCCGGGTTGGTTGGACAAGGACAGGGATCGAGTACAATTGGGGGATCGCCAAGTGCCAGTTCACCTCAGGAGGGCAGTTTACTAAAGTCGAACGTTTCCGGACAGGACACTATTTATTATAGTAAGAGCGGAAAAATTGTTAATTCTTATTCGCTTGGATTACGGATCTGGACTTATGAAAATCTTTATAAAAAAATTTCTGGCGATTTAAACGATATTCAAAATGTAAGATTATCCGGATCGTATTTTAGAGTTCGTCTCATTAAATTAAAGAAACCAATCGTCTTAATTTATGGGGCTAACACAATCCTTGGAACGGCTAAATATGCAGCGGTTGTTTATAATTTTGATACAGAGCGATCTAACATGGATTCTTTTCGTTCGGTTCTCTTTTGGACTTTGATGTTTGCGGCGATGTTTTCGTTGGTCGTCAGCTGGCTGGTTACTCTTCGAGTTATGCGTCCGATTCTTCAGTCTTGGAAGCAACAACAGGAATTTGTTAATAATGCCGCTCATGAGTTAAGAACCCCACTAACAATTATTCAAAATAAAATGGAAGGGTTGCTTAGAAAACCCACTTCGTCTGTTGCAGACGTATCTGAAAATATCGTCGTCTCTCTTTCCGAAGTCCGTCGTTTGAACCAATTAACTTCTGACATGCTGACTTTAGCAAGGACTGGATCGAATATGTCGCAACTTGATCCTAAAATGGTTGAGATCGAAGGCTTTATTAAAGAGGTTGTTGAACCGTATTCTGAGATTGCCAAATCAAAAAAACGAAAATTCTCGGAGAAAATCGATGTAAAAGGCAAGATGGTCATAGACACCCGGCGTGTTCATCAATTAATCGTTATTTTGCTTGATAACGCATTGAAATATACCGATACAAAAGATTTAATCGAAATTAAAGCTCGAAGAGAAAAGAATAATCTTGTTATTGAAGTTGCTGATAACGGCCGGGGAATTTCTGCCGATGGCAAAAAACACGTTTTCGACCGTTTTTATCGGGAAGAAAAATCTGGGAACCGCAGTACTGGTGGAACTGGTTTAGGTTTGTCAATTGCTAAATGGATTGTTAACGCCTTTCAGGGCAAGATATCTGTTTCTGATAATTCTCCAAAGGGAACAGTTTTTAAAGTTGTATTGCCACAGTTGAAATTGAACAAATAA
- the nrdF gene encoding class 1b ribonucleoside-diphosphate reductase subunit beta: MADKKNQFTHYDAINWNKVIDPIDKATWEKLTEQFWLDTRIPISNDMKDWRSLGPVEHKLYDHVFGGLTMLDTLQSQDGMASLLDAAVTPHERAVLNNIKFMESVHAKSYSSIFETLDTPAEIDEIFDWASKNEQLQYKANKINSVYHDPNPLKRKIASVFLETFLFYSGFYTPLYFVGHNKMANVAEIIKLIIRDESVHGTYIGYKFQLAYKELSEKEQKDLNSWAYDLLYDLYDNEENYTHQLYDEIDWFDDVMVFLRYNGNKALMNLGLEPMFADGAEDVNPVVMNGISTSTANHDFFSQVGNGYRLGQVENLSPEDYNVGKSTQPGLDSSNEKD, translated from the coding sequence ATGGCAGATAAGAAAAATCAATTTACACATTATGATGCGATCAACTGGAATAAAGTCATTGATCCAATTGATAAAGCAACTTGGGAAAAATTAACCGAGCAATTTTGGCTTGATACACGAATTCCGATTTCAAACGATATGAAAGATTGGCGTTCATTGGGACCGGTCGAGCACAAGCTTTACGATCATGTTTTTGGTGGCTTAACAATGCTGGATACTTTACAAAGCCAGGATGGAATGGCCAGCTTATTGGATGCAGCCGTCACCCCTCATGAACGAGCCGTTTTGAATAACATAAAATTTATGGAGTCTGTTCATGCAAAAAGTTATTCAAGCATCTTTGAAACACTAGATACACCTGCCGAGATTGATGAGATTTTCGATTGGGCATCAAAGAATGAACAATTGCAATATAAGGCTAATAAAATTAATTCCGTTTATCATGATCCGAATCCTCTCAAAAGAAAGATTGCTTCTGTTTTTCTTGAAACTTTCTTATTTTATTCGGGTTTTTATACTCCTCTATATTTTGTTGGACATAATAAAATGGCAAATGTTGCCGAAATTATTAAATTAATCATTCGTGACGAATCAGTTCATGGAACTTATATCGGCTATAAATTCCAGCTTGCGTATAAAGAACTTAGCGAGAAAGAACAGAAAGATTTAAATTCCTGGGCTTATGATTTACTTTATGATCTTTACGATAACGAAGAGAATTATACTCATCAACTTTATGACGAAATTGACTGGTTCGACGATGTGATGGTTTTCCTTCGCTACAATGGTAATAAGGCTTTAATGAATCTGGGACTTGAACCAATGTTTGCCGATGGCGCCGAAGATGTTAATCCGGTCGTTATGAATGGCATTTCAACTTCAACCGCAAATCACGATTTCTTCAGTCAGGTTGGCAATGGATATCGTCTGGGCCAAGTCGAGAATCTTAGTCCTGAAGATTACAATGTTGGGAAATCCACTCAACCGGGTTTGGATTCGAGCAATGAAAAAGACTAA
- a CDS encoding response regulator transcription factor encodes MANSSVKILLIEDDKILNDDITAMLSEIAEVKQVFNGADGEYEAVEAPYDLIVSDLMLPEMNGLDIIKEMRDAHIETPVLILTAKDSVDDKVKGFEVGADDYLTKPFHREELLARVEALLRRAGIDTEEKEINIGNLKIHLSNRTVTVGEQNVQLVGKEYDILVYLAKNKNIIITKDQIFDRVWGLDSDTTTSVVNIYLNNLRRKLESVGKNDLIKTLRNVGFILESDEQN; translated from the coding sequence ATGGCAAATAGTTCGGTAAAAATTTTATTGATTGAAGATGACAAGATTTTAAATGATGATATTACAGCAATGCTTTCGGAAATTGCAGAGGTTAAGCAGGTCTTTAATGGTGCTGATGGCGAGTATGAAGCAGTTGAAGCCCCTTATGATTTAATAGTCTCTGATTTAATGCTTCCTGAAATGAATGGTTTGGATATTATTAAAGAAATGCGGGATGCTCATATTGAAACGCCGGTTTTGATCTTGACCGCTAAGGATTCGGTTGATGATAAAGTTAAGGGTTTTGAAGTAGGAGCCGATGATTATTTAACAAAACCTTTTCATCGAGAAGAATTATTAGCTCGAGTAGAAGCTTTATTACGCCGTGCCGGTATTGATACTGAAGAAAAAGAAATCAATATCGGAAATTTAAAAATCCATCTTTCGAACCGGACTGTCACTGTTGGAGAGCAGAATGTTCAATTAGTCGGCAAGGAATATGATATTTTGGTTTATCTTGCCAAAAATAAGAACATTATTATTACTAAAGACCAGATTTTCGATCGCGTATGGGGACTTGACTCGGATACGACGACCAGTGTCGTTAACATTTATTTAAATAATCTTCGGCGTAAATTAGAGTCGGTTGGAAAAAATGATTTGATCAAGACTTTAAGGAACGTTGGTTTCATTCTCGAATCTGATGAACAAAACTAA